The DNA region AGAACTTCTTCAAAAGGGCGATCTCGTGGTCTGTCCAGAAGGGACCACTTGCCGTGAAAACTTCCTGCTGCGATTCAGTGCTTTGTTCGCTGAAATGAGCGATAGGATTGTACCCGTGGCAGTGAATTGTAAGCAAAATTTGTTTTATGGCTCGACCGTACGCGGGGTTAAATTTTGGGACCCTTATTTCTTCTTCATGAATCCTAGGCCCACGTATGAGGTGACGTTCCTCGATCGTTTGCCAGAGGAGATGACGTGTAAGGCTGGAGGGAAATCGTCCATTGAGGTGGCGAATTATGTGCAGAAGGTATTGGGCGATGTCCTGGGATTCGAACGGACAGCATTAACCAGGAAGGACAAGTACTTGTTGCTGGGAGGGAATGATGGGAAGGTGGAGTCCATGTACAACGCCAAAAAATAAGAACGCTGTTTTTGTTAGTCATTGTTTTCTTTCAGGGGTTTATAACgattcaataaaattgtaaGTCAATGTTTTCTTTCCGGGGTGGTTTGTAACAATTGAATAAGATTATAAGTCATTGTTTTCTTTCGGGGGTTTAtaacaattcaataaaattataagtcattgtttttttttttttttgagggtttataacaatttaataaaattatgtatacctttTAAATCCTGAGGTGTTACGCTGTCACATAATTAAATTCTGAGGTGTTACGATTTAATATTCTACACAGGCAATATAAtaagacaaaaaataattaaaataaggccGAATTACTATTTGTCACCCACATGTGACGAAACAATTTTccatcatttattttaataagtctttttttattaaaaatatgttcttttaaaataaaattagtaaaaaagataaaaatgtttttatttttatagaaacTAACTAATAATATGCCgataaagttataaattttgatttatccattttaatttatcgtaaaaattaaaatttataaaaggttGTTAATGaagttgtttcttttttgttctcACTACCCTTGCGACAGAACCAATTAGACTTTCAAATTATTGCCAATGTGTTATGGAGCTCTCTTATTACAGTTTTGTTTTCAATGTTGTGCACAACTTCTTTGTAATGTCACTTTTTCACACCAACTTGATCTCAATCTATCATTATCATTCACATATATCACTTTTTGTCCAAATTTGTCATTGATAAACTTTCTTTTGACTGGATCTTGTCTTTTTTACTAACTTTGAGACATCTTAATACCTATAGAAGTCCTAAGCATGTCCAGATTTGTCAACTCCTCtttgggattttttttatggccaagaaataaaaaaagaaaagaaaaatccgttgattgttaaaattaacttataacTTTGACAGATAGTCAAAAAATGAACTTTTCAATCTTACAAGGTGAAGaatcatttgattaaaatttgggtggaaccCTTTTTGGGCCCTTTTCTGATGGGTCCTCCGTATATCTAATTGCATGGAGGGGTAGTTGcataaatttatcatatgcCACGTGTCATCGACTACCCGTAAATTCTCCAAATTACCCATACCCAACTCATCATTTTACCGCTGCACCACACTAAAAGGTGCTATTTCTCATTGCATGGAGGGGTAGTTGTATAAATTTAGCCATTACTCTTCACAAAGATGTTGTGCCACATGTCATTCTCTCCTCCAATctcatttaaataaatattttactcttaataataataataataaaatttaacagataataaatatttaaattttcagtaactactttaggtgggaaacaGTCCTGTGGCCCCCTTTTACCAGGAGAAACTTTGGAAAGTCCGCCTGGTGGGTTTACGCCTATAATTCTGTGTGAGACGTGTCATGTAGACTTTATGAGACGTGGCCCAATCATTTTCAATAGATAAATGTAAAAAGTTCGGATGATAGAGTAATCAATTTGTGAATTGCTGATTTGTCTCACCACAACTATTATTAAATTACTACTCTGTTCACTTTCTGATATCATTTGCCGATTATTTAGATAGGTCTTAAAGCTACCACATTTTACAGTTATGTTGAAGACATATGTTACATTTGGCCTGGTCATTTGGAAAGTTTGTGCAGTGGGTTTAGTGAACCACTCTGAATTGCTTCTTGATGTTGGGCAGGGAAAATATGTGAAAAGGATCAAGCTATTTCACATCTCAGGGGGGAACGATTAGGTATTGCTGTGGCCCTGAATGTGAAAGGAAGCATATTCTACCGAAAGTTGTGTAGTGAAATGGCCAATAGTTTAATGTCTGGATACAGACATTGTCACCTTGGGAAGGAACATCCTTTGTCTATACTATGTAATGAAAAGTTCCACAGAATTTATCTTCAATAAAGATTTAGTGTAAGATGTGAATGTCATCTTTTCTCTGAAAATTCACCTGCTAGCTGGTTTCAACCAAGAGCAGTAGATAGGATTGGTATGCAACTGGAAATCCTTGCAATACAAGGATGCTAAGGTGAACAGAATTCGTGCTTTCTATAAGTCCGGGGAGTATGACATAATAGAAGCGAAAGTGGACTCTTTGACTTCAGCAGAAGGGCCAGGTGAGGCCGTTCTACTAGAAGGAAACGTGCAGGAAACATCTCCTTGGTGGGAGCAATTTCCTAAACGCTGGGCGATTGTACTGCTCTGTTTTACGGCATTTCTATTGTGCAACATGGATCGTGtgagtgtatatataattattttttgtatcgTGTATTTACTGTGACATTTCTTGTTCAGAGTTCTCTTTATTCTAAAAATTcctcaaaatatcaaattaaattcttttcaaGTTGGTCTTATGTGTATACTTTGGATAATGTGGTATCATTGCTTCATGCTTCCCAAATGCGGAATTTATCAATTTAGTGACAGACAGAAGTGTTTATTGGTGAGAATTTTTACAGGGCGTTGCTATGCCTGCAatgaataacatattatctaagTGGATTCCAGTGTCAGAGAGAAGCAGATCGCTTGCACTAGTGTATAGTGGAATGTATCTCGGTTCTGTTACCGGGTTGGCTGTCTCTCCCATTCTAATCCATAAATTTGTGTGGCCGTCTGTCTTCTATTCATTTGGCTCCCTAGGAAGCACCTGGTTTGCATTGTGGCTGGAAGAAGTAAGTTGATGATTCTCCGAATTGTTCTGCTGATGACACATCTTATTCACCTatctcaagaaaaaaaaattcattttttcagtGTTAGGTTGCAATATTTAGTGGTACTGTTTTGAAcaatatgttaatttattaagaTATAAACAAGCAGAGCTGTGCAATGCCTGGACATGATCGTACACCAGAAATTGTTACTTCCTTTAGAGTAGAGAATATTTGACTGGTGGTCATTTGTGAAATGTAATTCTGAAGTGAcattttaccttattttttgttttcttcccaGGCGTACAGCTCTCCAAAAGAAGACCCAGAACTTAAAgctgaggaaaaaaaatttatataggTTGGCAGCGTGTTGAAGGAACCGGTTTCAGTGATTCCCTGGAAATTAATATTAGCAAAAGCACCAGTCTGGGCTCTCATGATTCTCACTTATGCCACAACTGGGGTACCTTTATTCTGTTGAGATGGATGCCTACGTACTATGATCAGGTATATTCATTCTGAGATTAGTAATATTAATTTCTGTATGTAATTTAAGTTATTTGACTGTGGGGATGCAAATGTTAGATGTGACAGTGAACCTTTTTTCTTTATAGGTGATTTTATCCAAGTTTTATTGGACATTGCTTATCCTTAGTGAATAGAAACCTctcaaaattttgagttttcatTGGCACGTACCCCGTACAAATTTCTTTTTAGCTCTCTATTTTTCCTTTCGGTGTAGGGTCTTGTCTGTTAGAACTATGTTTCACGGCCAGTTTTTCACCAGCGCTCTCACCAGCATAGACTTCCCATATATTATACTTAGCTATGGAGGTCATAAAACTGTATcttgttttctttccttttattgtttttctaagCAATGCAGTTGATTAGGCCAAGAGCcatataatgacacaactatgataattataacaaagtttataaaaagttattttgttttctcaGGTCTTGAAGTTCAACCTCACTGAATCTCGTGTGTTTTGCCCTGGTTGACAATGGCAGCTTTTGCAAATCTAGGAGGCTGGATTGCGGACACACTTGTGAGCAATGGTCTTTCCATAACTGCAGTTCGTAAGGTAAGACATTAATATTGTAGTTGATTCTTACTGTAATTTCTTAAGAATATTTGCAGCTGAATATTGATGTTATCACAAGTCATTCCAATTCATGTTGATCTTATCCATATGAGCAGTGCCACAACGGTAGAACTAAGCAGCCATACCATGGTTTATAAATGGTATTCaattagaaataatttttttcatccttttcAATTTTGCAGATCATGCAATCAATTGGGTTTCTAGGCCCAGCTTTCTTTCTCACTCAGCTGAGCAATGTCAGGACTCCCGCAATGGCAGTGCTATGCATGGCGTGCAGTCAGGTTTGACATTTTTTATGTCAGTTTcaactatatttatttaatcatctTCATTATGTTTTTAAAGCTCTGCTGTCAGTTGCAAAGTATTGTTTACATCATACTAGAATGTGTAGAAAATATTGATTCTTACAGTGAAATACTCTACAATTGCTGGCTAAAATTGTTTTGACAattaaagaaaccaaaagcTAATTACATAGTCACCATCTGGTCCAGCGCCTTCCAATATTTAGGTTTAAATAATACAAGTGTAGCAATCATACCCCAAATAATGGTTGTGTCAGGAGCAAATTAGAAGAATCTACTTATTACCCTCTCAACAATTCAGCGGACTTAAGAAGACCATAAAAGCAGCATCTGGCATGGGAAGGAAAGAAGGCAAACTGTGGCACTTCACTTAAACAAGATGAGAATGCAACTAACAACTTTATAAAAATGGGAAATAACTAGACTTTAATCAAAATCAGAAGTTgcagtttatattatattttttctgttaTGATGACCAGATACCATTCCTATGCTGTACTTAAATACTCACAGTAATTATACACCACCACAAGATAGTGGATGCTGATTTAGTATAGTTTAGATGCAACTGCCCATCTTGTTATGTACCTGATGAATTATTCATACCTTCATGTTTACAGGCCTCTGACGCATTCTCACAATCTGGTTCACGCTATGCTGTGAGTTCTGCTATCATCCATGGTTAAACATTACTATGGCACTTGCAATTGTCCAACACTGAAATGATTTTGCC from Mangifera indica cultivar Alphonso chromosome 8, CATAS_Mindica_2.1, whole genome shotgun sequence includes:
- the LOC123224401 gene encoding ascorbate transporter, chloroplastic-like; translation: MAAFANLGGWIADTLVSNGLSITAVRKIMQSIGFLGPAFFLTQLSNVRTPAMAVLCMACSQASDAFSQSGSRYAGVLLRLSNTGGVPAGVFGTAATGYILQRGTWDDVFKVAVVLYIIGTLVWNIFATGEKVLD